A window of the Lujinxingia vulgaris genome harbors these coding sequences:
- the nth gene encoding endonuclease III: MTKTLRSKKAKKARAETIGQILDELYPTTPVPLDHKDAYTLLVAVLLSAQCTDKRVNMVTPDLFALADNPHDMARQPVDKIQHTIRSCGLAPTKAKNILALSHILVDEFDGEVPGTLKELTKLPGVGRKTAQVVLSQWFDVPSFPVDTHIHRLAERWGLSNAKNVRQTEDDLRELFDESTWNARHLQIIFYGREYCPARGHDLETCVICRQIEAGEL; this comes from the coding sequence GTGACGAAGACGTTGCGTAGTAAGAAGGCGAAAAAAGCCCGCGCCGAGACCATCGGCCAGATCCTCGACGAGCTCTACCCCACCACGCCGGTCCCCCTCGACCATAAAGACGCCTACACGCTGCTGGTCGCCGTGCTCCTCTCGGCCCAATGCACCGACAAACGCGTCAACATGGTCACGCCGGATCTCTTCGCGCTGGCCGACAACCCCCATGACATGGCTCGCCAGCCCGTCGACAAAATCCAGCACACCATCCGCTCCTGCGGGCTCGCCCCGACCAAAGCCAAAAACATCCTCGCCCTCTCGCATATCCTGGTCGACGAGTTCGATGGCGAGGTCCCCGGCACCCTGAAAGAGCTCACGAAGTTGCCGGGGGTGGGGCGCAAAACGGCCCAGGTCGTGCTTTCCCAGTGGTTCGACGTGCCCTCCTTTCCCGTCGACACCCACATCCACCGCCTGGCCGAGCGCTGGGGCTTGAGCAACGCCAAAAACGTCCGCCAGACCGAGGACGACCTGCGCGAGCTTTTTGACGAGTCCACCTGGAACGCTCGCCATCTGCAGATCATCTTCTACGGCCGGGAGTACTGCCCGGCGCGGGGCCACGATCTGGAGACGTGTGTGATCTGCAGGCAGATCGAGGCGGGGGAGCTTTGA